TAATATGCCCTGAGAGTGAAGGTACCTGTATTTTTCCGCCAAGTACAGCTGTGGTAATTTCAATAGGTTGTTTGCAATATAAATCATTTCCTTTTCGGGTGAATACCGGATGAGGTTTTAAATTAATTATGATATACAAATCTCCGGGCACAGCGTTTCCTTTTTCCCCTTTTCCTTTTCCTGAAATTTTCAGTTTTTGTTCATCATGAATACCCGGCTTAATTGTCAAACGAATTTTTTCATTGCCAAGGTCAATGATTTTTCTACACCCTTTATTAGCTTCTTCTAAAGTGAGGTACAATCTTGCCTGGAGGTTGGTGCCTTTTTGTGGGGGAGTTTTAAAGGAATCATTGTCTCCTCCGAAAAATATCCTGAAAAAATCCGAGAAACCGCCATGCCTGCCGAATATATCACTAAAGTTGTCGGGAAACCCATGTTTGCTGTTGCGGTAATAATTTCGTGAATAACCTTGCGAATTTCCGGGATAGTAATTTTGATATTGGCTCCAATTACTTCCTAATTCGTCATATTTTCTGCGTTTTTCAGGGTCGCTTAGAACATCATTTGCTTCAGCTATTTCTTTAAATTTCTCCTCAGCCTGTTTATTGCCTTTGTTTTTATCAGGATGATATTTTATAGCTAGTTTGTGGTAAGCTTTTTTTATTTCATCCTGTGTTGCTTTTTTGTTTACTCCCAATATTTTGTAATAATCTTTGTATTCCATAATAAATCAGGTATTCAGCGGGTGCTTATACTCAATTTTTATACCAAGTTCATAATTATGACACAAATGCATTGAATCTGTCATATTGGTTTTTTTTTCTATTTTTACGCAAAGAACTTAAGAATTGTTATGCTAAATCTTAGAGTTGAAACAGAGCCTAATTCCGGATTTTGTTTCGGTGTGAAGAATGCTATACGAAAGGCTGAAGAAGTATTATCAAGAGGAGAAGAGCTTTATTGCCTTGGAGAATTGGTGCACAACGAGAAGGAAATCATGCGTTTGCAACAAAAGGGCATGAAAATCATATCTTATGAAGAATATAGAACAATGCAGGACAAAACTGTCTTGTTTCGGGCTCACGGGGAGCCTCCTGAAAGTTATACGATCGCTTTGAAAAACAATATAAGGATAATAGATGCTTCCTGCCCAATTATTCTTAAGCTCCAGGAAAGAATTTATCAATCATGGATTAATAAGGAAAAGATTTATATTTTTGGGTTACCTAATCATCCTGAAATAATAGGATTAAATGGTAAAATTTTCAACAATGCGGTGATTTTTAAAGATTTTAAAGAGCTTGACCTTAGCAATATCCCCAATGAAATTACTTTGTATAGCCAGACTACAGGGAGTTTAAAGAAGTTTTATGAAATTATTGACAAGTTAGAAGCTGTTGGCATTAGAGTTCATGTTGTTGATTCTATTTGCCGCCAGGTTTCAAATCGTGAAAGTGAATTGCGTGAGTTTTGCCGCCGTTTTGATTGTATAATTTTTGTAGCAGGAAAGAATTCATCTAATGGCAAAAGGCTTTTTGAAATGTGTAAAGAAGAAAATGCTAAAAGTTATTTTATAAGCACTATAGAAGAAATAGATTTAACATGGTTTCGTTCTGCGGAAAGAATAGGAGTATCCGGTGCTACATCAACTCCTCTCTGGTTAATAGAAAAAGTAAGGGATTATTTACTTTCAGTTTGAATCGGTTCACCAGACTGTTCTGCTATCTCATTTTTATGATAAATATCAAGGGCTACAATGGCGGCAGTAAAAAACCAAAATGGAACTGATAATTTGTCTGTATCTAAAAAATTGTTCAATGTGCCGTGAATAAAATAAGTTACCAATCCAAGGAAATAAATCATACATAATAATTTAACCCTGGGTGATTTTGTCCGCCTGTACAAATTAATTGCTGTATAACAAATTGCAGTAATAATTCCAAAAACACTTAGCATCCCAAATACACCCGATTCCGACAATGGCCCAATGTATTCGCTGTGTGCATTCCCCTTGTCGCCTGCATTGGTACTGATAATAGTTTTCTCCCTGGTTTTTTGATAAGGAGCATACACAAACTGATAAGTACCTGGCCCCCATCCCAGAAATGGACGTTCGTTAAACATACGAAATGCAGATTGCCAGCGGTTGATACGTTCTAAATTCGATGCGTCAGAAGATATATTTGAAATGGATTGTACCTGCTCGACAAAATCAGCAGAAGCATCCTGTTTGTTTTTTTCCAGTTTCCAAAGTATGTTGTCCTGGTAGTAAAAAAATATGCTTAAAAGAATTGCTATGGAAAGAAATACCCAGCGGAATTTGATTTTTAGAAACATAAATATTGCAACAACGAGAGCTCCTAAAAGGCTTATCCATGCTGCACGGCTGAATGATAGATAAAGACCTAGTAAAAGAAATAACAATGTGATAATTGCAAAAAGTTTTGTTGTACGATTATATTGTTTGTCAAAAAGAAATCCGAAAATTACAGGCACAAACAATGAAATTGCAGCACCGTATGCTGTATGGTCATTGTAAAAAGGGTCCATGACCCAATGGGCAGCTTTTTCATCAAATGACCATAAGTACAACTGGTAACTTGAATAAATAATTACAATAACCAAAGGAATGGTGTAAGCCCAACTTATAAGCTTAATGTTGTTTATTTTTTTAAACAAAATTATTGCAATAAAATAAAAAGGCACAAGGAACCATAAGCGTGATAAAAGATATTTAAAGGATACAAGAGGTATTTCGCTGGTAATTGATGTTATAAGTATCCACAGCAGGTTAATAAGAATGGCAATACTGACAGGGTGTTTAATAATTTTAAAGTCATATTTTCTTTCAAACAGTAATTTTAAAATAAACATCAGAAATACGCCAAACAATAAGGGTTCGGTCGGTAAGGATAAGGCTATTCTGCTGTCGAAATCTTCTATGCTAACAGCCAGGGGCGTGCAAAAGGCAATGAAATACAATACCTTATCGAGTGAAAAGAAAAAAAGGAGTAATACGATAATAGCAACCGGAAGTAATAAAAACCAGTAAAATTCTTTGGCGATTAAAAAAACGTTAAGCGCAATAAAAACAGCACTAATAGCATATACCCATATTAGTTTTTTTTTGTCGGTCAAAGCAGGGAATTATTGGGGTGTTGTTTCAGATTTTTTCAGGCTGTCTATAGTAGAAAAAAGTATCAATGAGAGCAATATGGAAGAAATGGTTGTAATGCAAACTATAAGCCAGCGAACAGGATATGCTTTTTTGTCCGGTACAATGGGTTTGGTTACAATATTTGCGTAAGTAAGTTCTTTGTTCAAGTCACTGAGAGATTTATCATATTCTCTTTTTAATTCAATATATGCTTCTTGCAGGCCCCACAAACTGGCGTCAAGAAGGCGGTATTCTCCACCGAATTGTTTAAGATTGTTTAGCGTTGTGGAAATGTCGTCGTTTATTCCTCCGCGCTGGAGGTTAATTTTTTTAACATACCCCTTACTGTATTCTTCTACCTGAATATTGTAATCTAAAATGTTATAATTTGTTCGAAGGTAATTTAGCCGTGTTTCAATGCTGTCAATCTGTTTGCGTTTAAATTCAAGCTGGTCGAGATATATCTTAACAATTTCAGCCGTTTTATTCCTCTGCAGGTATTGGGCTTTCTGATTCATGAGTCTTAAAATTTCATTCACCATCTCGCATGCCTGTATGGGGCTGTTATCATATACTTCAATCAATACAGATTCGTATTCGGTTCTTTTAATAGTGATATTGTCTTCTAGTTTTTTAATTATTTTGGCGCGATAGTATTTTCCTGAAGTGTCAATTTTATATTCTTCATATAGTTTGAATTTTTTAACCACATCAAATAAAATGTCCTCAGATTTCAGCAGTTGTAACATTTGCTCAGTGGTTGTTTCTGTAGAATAGGGGGCTATATTAGAAGGATAAATCACAGCATAAGACTTATATTTTGGTTTAATAAATGTAGGTCCAGAGAAAATTGATGATAAGGCAACAGCTAAAATAAAAATAACCAGAAGATG
This portion of the Bacteroidales bacterium genome encodes:
- a CDS encoding J domain-containing protein, giving the protein MEYKDYYKILGVNKKATQDEIKKAYHKLAIKYHPDKNKGNKQAEEKFKEIAEANDVLSDPEKRRKYDELGSNWSQYQNYYPGNSQGYSRNYYRNSKHGFPDNFSDIFGRHGGFSDFFRIFFGGDNDSFKTPPQKGTNLQARLYLTLEEANKGCRKIIDLGNEKIRLTIKPGIHDEQKLKISGKGKGEKGNAVPGDLYIIINLKPHPVFTRKGNDLYCKQPIEITTAVLGGKIQVPSLSGHINITIPPETDNGKTFRLKGAGMPDYEKPSVKGDLFVSVFISVPKNISHEERGLYEKLSQIKKAIR
- a CDS encoding 4-hydroxy-3-methylbut-2-enyl diphosphate reductase produces the protein MLNLRVETEPNSGFCFGVKNAIRKAEEVLSRGEELYCLGELVHNEKEIMRLQQKGMKIISYEEYRTMQDKTVLFRAHGEPPESYTIALKNNIRIIDASCPIILKLQERIYQSWINKEKIYIFGLPNHPEIIGLNGKIFNNAVIFKDFKELDLSNIPNEITLYSQTTGSLKKFYEIIDKLEAVGIRVHVVDSICRQVSNRESELREFCRRFDCIIFVAGKNSSNGKRLFEMCKEENAKSYFISTIEEIDLTWFRSAERIGVSGATSTPLWLIEKVRDYLLSV
- a CDS encoding O-antigen ligase family protein, translated to MTDKKKLIWVYAISAVFIALNVFLIAKEFYWFLLLPVAIIVLLLFFFSLDKVLYFIAFCTPLAVSIEDFDSRIALSLPTEPLLFGVFLMFILKLLFERKYDFKIIKHPVSIAILINLLWILITSITSEIPLVSFKYLLSRLWFLVPFYFIAIILFKKINNIKLISWAYTIPLVIVIIYSSYQLYLWSFDEKAAHWVMDPFYNDHTAYGAAISLFVPVIFGFLFDKQYNRTTKLFAIITLLFLLLGLYLSFSRAAWISLLGALVVAIFMFLKIKFRWVFLSIAILLSIFFYYQDNILWKLEKNKQDASADFVEQVQSISNISSDASNLERINRWQSAFRMFNERPFLGWGPGTYQFVYAPYQKTREKTIISTNAGDKGNAHSEYIGPLSESGVFGMLSVFGIITAICYTAINLYRRTKSPRVKLLCMIYFLGLVTYFIHGTLNNFLDTDKLSVPFWFFTAAIVALDIYHKNEIAEQSGEPIQTESK